CCAGCGTGCGCACCTGCTCGCGCTGGACACGGCTCATGTCCGGCTGCCAGTCCTGGGTATAGGGTGCGACCTCGACTTCCTGCAACTCGCCCTCACCCGTGGCGCCCACCACGCCCCAGCCGTAATGCATGGGGATGCCGTTGAGCTTCATGTAGGCGAGCATGCTCAGGCCATCGAGGAACAGCTGCGGCTTGTTCATCAGCGCCAGGCTTTCCTTGGCGATGCGGTTGAACGAGCAGGCCTCGTACACCCCCGCCACCTTGGCACCGGCGGCGTGCAGCTGGCAGGCGACCAGTGGCAGCAAAGGCCCGGTACCCGCAATCAGGGTACTGCCCAGTGGCTTGACCACACCGCTCTTGATCTGCAGTTGCAAACCACCGAGCAGGATCACGCCCGGCAAGGTCCAGCCAGGGAACGGCACGTTGCGTTCATGGCAACCGGCGGCCAGCAGCAGGTGGGAATAGTCGATCTCGTGCAGGCGCTCGTCGCCATCGAGGACCATCAGCCGCTGGTCGTCACCGCCCACCACGCGATGGTTCAGGCGCAGGTCGATGCGCTCGGCGCAGGCGGCAAAGTCTTCGTGCAGCTTGGTCAGGGCCTTGGTGTAGCGCGGGCCCAGGTAGCCCAAGTCGACGCCGGCGCGCAACGGGCCACGATAGACCACGCCACCGGGGCGCGAGGCCTCGTCGAACAGCAGGCAATCCACGCCATGTTCGGCCAGCTCGATGGCCGCGCCCATGCCGGCCGAGCCGCCACCGACGATCACAGGACGAAGGCTCATGGATGGGCCTCCTCATGCATGCGGTTGACCTCGGTCTCGATGTGCATGCCCGGTTTGACGATGGTCTGGCAGGCGCGACGCTTGGGACGACCGTCGATCTGCACCAGGCAGCAATGGCAGATACCCATACCGCAGTAGGCACCGCTGAGCTGGCCATGATCGTTACGCGCCAGCTGGCGTAGGCCAACGGCGTTGAGCACGCTGAGTACGGTTTCGCCGGCACTGGCGACCGCAGGCAGGCCATTGACCAGGAGGGTCATTTCATCGCCTTCCAATGGCTGGATATCGTGCTTTCGTTGCAGCGTCTGCATTTCCTGTCGTCCTTGATGACTGATGGGTCGGGGGACGTTAGGGCAAACTCGGGGAGAAAACATTGATCCATGCCAGACGCTGGTTGTAGAAACGTCCTACAACGACGAACTGCTACGGATTTCACATTGCGCCGAAAATGCTTATCTGCAGAACTTAAAAGCCCCCGCTAATGCAGGGGCCTTTTTGACTACA
This sequence is a window from Pseudomonas maumuensis. Protein-coding genes within it:
- the hcnB gene encoding cyanide-forming glycine dehydrogenase subunit HcnB, which codes for MSLRPVIVGGGSAGMGAAIELAEHGVDCLLFDEASRPGGVVYRGPLRAGVDLGYLGPRYTKALTKLHEDFAACAERIDLRLNHRVVGGDDQRLMVLDGDERLHEIDYSHLLLAAGCHERNVPFPGWTLPGVILLGGLQLQIKSGVVKPLGSTLIAGTGPLLPLVACQLHAAGAKVAGVYEACSFNRIAKESLALMNKPQLFLDGLSMLAYMKLNGIPMHYGWGVVGATGEGELQEVEVAPYTQDWQPDMSRVQREQVRTLAVGYGFIPRTQLSQQLGLAHGFSEDGYLRAECNVWQQSSQPNIHLAGDMAGIRGGEAAMLTGRIAAVSMLHQLGKLDAEQAIERRERYLGKLAAIKRFRSGVERYTARGAAQIELPRADTVICRCEHVTRDQIDLALEQGVQDMASLKMRTRVSMGDCQGRMCVGYCSDRLRSATGRKDVGWLRPRFPVDPIPFSAFEQLGTEA
- the hcnA gene encoding cyanide-forming glycine dehydrogenase subunit HcnA; this encodes MQTLQRKHDIQPLEGDEMTLLVNGLPAVASAGETVLSVLNAVGLRQLARNDHGQLSGAYCGMGICHCCLVQIDGRPKRRACQTIVKPGMHIETEVNRMHEEAHP